A single genomic interval of Syntrophaceae bacterium harbors:
- a CDS encoding TRAP transporter large permease subunit yields the protein MEWWALLSLIFVALLVLIMIGIPVAFSLGILSLALVLIFLGPNQLIVFSTTAFGQIDNFALVAIPLFIFMAEVILHSGVSRDAFDMLSKWTSRLPGGLAVAAQLTCTLFASVCGASTATAAAVGSIALPEMTSRGYDKRLTCGSIAAGGALGALIPPSIYMIIYGTLVEESIGQLFMGGVVPGLMLSGMFIAFIIVRCAFRPDLAPLAQDVSWTDRWRSLYKVWAILFLAAAMLAAIYFGIATPSEIAGVGCFLALLIGFAYRRLTWAALKGAFLSTCRITCFIGWILVAATVFGYILSFLQLPQQLSAWLVEQSTSPYLVIIGINVLLIFLGCIMDPAGILLVTIPILVPVIKALGFDPVWFGVMFVVNMELAQITPPLGLNLFIIKSIAPPDVTLKDILIGAWPFMILDLVGLALVIIFPQIILWLPSTMLRG from the coding sequence ATGGAGTGGTGGGCCCTTCTGAGCCTCATCTTCGTGGCGCTGCTGGTCCTCATCATGATCGGCATTCCCGTCGCATTCAGCCTTGGTATCCTGTCGCTTGCCCTCGTGCTGATCTTCCTGGGTCCCAACCAACTGATCGTTTTCTCCACGACCGCCTTCGGGCAGATCGACAACTTCGCCCTCGTAGCCATCCCGCTGTTCATCTTCATGGCCGAGGTCATCCTGCACTCCGGTGTGAGCCGCGATGCCTTCGACATGCTGTCGAAGTGGACCTCGCGACTTCCGGGGGGGTTGGCGGTGGCCGCCCAGCTGACCTGCACGCTCTTCGCCTCCGTCTGCGGGGCCAGCACAGCCACGGCGGCCGCCGTGGGCAGCATTGCCTTGCCCGAGATGACAAGCCGGGGATACGACAAGCGGCTTACCTGCGGATCCATCGCTGCCGGGGGTGCTTTGGGTGCGCTCATCCCGCCAAGCATCTACATGATCATTTACGGGACGCTCGTCGAGGAGTCCATCGGGCAGCTCTTCATGGGCGGGGTGGTCCCGGGGCTCATGCTCAGCGGCATGTTCATCGCCTTCATCATTGTCCGTTGCGCCTTCCGACCCGACTTGGCCCCGCTGGCACAGGACGTGAGCTGGACGGACCGTTGGCGGTCGCTGTACAAGGTCTGGGCCATCCTCTTCTTGGCGGCGGCGATGCTGGCGGCCATCTACTTCGGCATCGCTACACCCTCTGAAATCGCCGGTGTGGGTTGCTTCCTCGCCCTGCTGATCGGGTTTGCCTATCGCCGGCTCACCTGGGCGGCCCTAAAGGGGGCCTTCCTGAGCACCTGCCGCATCACCTGCTTCATCGGGTGGATCCTCGTGGCGGCCACGGTGTTCGGTTACATCCTGTCGTTCCTGCAGCTGCCGCAACAGCTCTCGGCGTGGCTCGTCGAGCAGTCGACCTCCCCGTACCTCGTGATCATCGGCATCAACGTCCTGCTCATCTTCTTGGGGTGCATCATGGACCCGGCGGGGATCCTGTTGGTGACGATCCCGATCCTTGTGCCCGTCATCAAGGCGTTGGGGTTCGACCCCGTGTGGTTCGGTGTGATGTTCGTGGTGAACATGGAGTTGGCGCAGATCACGCCGCCCCTGGGGCTGAACCTTTTCATCATCAAGAGCATCGCCCCGCCAGACGTGACCCTGAAGGACATTCTCATCGGCGCCTGGCCATTCATGATTCTCGATCTCGTTGGCCTTGCTTTGGTGATCATCTTCCCGCAGATCATCCTGTGGTTGCCGTCGACGATGTTGCGGGGATAG
- a CDS encoding sigma 54-interacting transcriptional regulator — protein sequence MAPNDNALSDIETLKDLLESPEESIRWLLSILASINNGVLIIDDEFVVRYINDEYTRITGVTRDRILGRTLRDVRPGARLPDVVRSGKPLSGVFRREGDIEYVVDLAPIVLDGKVKGGIGVFKDITEVERLSKELQRILRQTDRLKAIVNHAYPARYTFDDIVGASDGILQVVELARRFARGGNDILISGESGTGKEILAQAIHNAGDRATGPFVTVNCAALSPSLLESELFGYVDGAFTGARKGGKVGLFEIADGGTIFLDEIAELTPEMQSRFLRVLQERTIRRVGDTHETPLDIRVITATNRDLKRMVEENTFRQDLYYRLWVLNIHIPPLRERGNDVRLLADHFLALCGRKTMRRLSFTPGVYESFSKYRWPGNVRELIHTIEFASQMADESVIADHHLPRALRLESASVARRTGTLEELVRDFERKVILDRLKEFGKSTESKKSIARELGISKATLYNKIKQLKIGSCDSKKMELDVNESS from the coding sequence GTGGCGCCGAACGATAACGCCCTCAGTGATATCGAGACCCTCAAGGACCTCTTGGAGTCCCCGGAAGAGTCGATACGCTGGCTGCTCAGCATTTTGGCCTCCATCAACAACGGGGTGCTGATCATCGACGACGAGTTTGTCGTCCGGTATATAAACGATGAGTACACGCGCATCACCGGCGTGACCCGTGACAGGATCCTGGGCCGCACACTGCGGGACGTGCGGCCCGGCGCGAGGCTGCCCGACGTGGTGCGTTCGGGGAAGCCACTGTCGGGCGTCTTCCGACGCGAGGGGGACATAGAGTATGTTGTGGACCTCGCTCCGATCGTCCTGGACGGCAAGGTCAAGGGGGGCATCGGCGTCTTCAAGGACATCACCGAGGTCGAGCGACTGTCGAAGGAGCTGCAGCGCATTTTGCGTCAGACCGACCGGCTGAAAGCCATCGTCAACCACGCCTACCCCGCGCGCTACACCTTCGACGACATCGTCGGTGCAAGCGACGGCATCCTCCAGGTTGTCGAGCTGGCGAGACGCTTCGCCCGCGGCGGCAACGACATCCTGATCTCAGGCGAGAGCGGGACGGGCAAGGAAATACTCGCCCAGGCCATCCACAATGCCGGCGATCGGGCAACAGGGCCTTTCGTCACGGTCAACTGCGCCGCCCTGTCTCCTTCGCTGCTGGAGAGCGAGCTTTTCGGCTACGTCGACGGAGCCTTTACGGGCGCCCGGAAAGGGGGCAAGGTAGGCCTCTTCGAGATCGCTGACGGCGGGACTATCTTTCTCGACGAGATCGCCGAGCTGACCCCCGAGATGCAAAGTCGCTTTCTCCGGGTCCTGCAGGAGAGGACAATCCGCCGTGTGGGGGATACCCATGAGACCCCGCTCGATATCCGGGTCATCACAGCAACCAACCGGGATCTGAAACGCATGGTCGAGGAGAACACGTTTCGGCAGGATCTCTACTACCGTCTATGGGTTCTCAACATACATATCCCGCCGCTGCGTGAGCGCGGTAATGACGTCAGGTTACTGGCCGATCATTTCCTGGCCCTCTGTGGCCGCAAGACCATGCGCCGGCTTTCCTTTACCCCCGGGGTCTATGAAAGCTTCTCGAAATACCGCTGGCCCGGAAACGTCCGGGAGCTGATCCACACCATCGAGTTTGCCTCCCAGATGGCAGACGAGTCCGTCATTGCCGATCATCATCTTCCGCGGGCCCTCCGCCTGGAATCCGCCTCCGTGGCACGGAGAACCGGCACCCTGGAGGAACTGGTCCGTGACTTCGAGCGCAAAGTGATTCTCGATCGGTTGAAAGAATTCGGAAAATCGACGGAATCCAAGAAGAGCATTGCCCGCGAACTTGGGATCTCTAAGGCAACCCTTTACAACAAGATCAAGCAGCTCAAGATAGGGAGCTGCGATTCTAAAAAAATGGAATTAGATGTCAATGAGTCCAGTTAA
- a CDS encoding CoA transferase: MKRALEGIRIVDLTTIVMGPYATQILGDFGADVIKVEAPPGGDPMRFAGPSRTKGMGPLFLQLNRNKRSILLDIKTPEGLEAMLRLCGKADVVAYNVRPQAMERLGLGYAQIRKCNPKVIYAGMFGFGRGGPYAAQPAYDDLIQGVSGYSATLARMSGDVPRYFPVNFCDRTTGIYAVGAIMAALFHRERTGEGQAIDIPMFETMVQFLLGDNLYGETFVPALGPAGYVRILAPERRPYATKDGYVCAVVYNDKHWEAFFALAGRAEEFHSTPRYQTLAGRIQCINELYGLAAEIFRTRTTAEWIRLLTAADIPVAPLHTLESLLEDPHLLATDFYQVLNHPSEGKIRLMRSPTEWSATPPQIHRLPPRAGEHSEEILRELGYGRDEISDLFDRGVARAG, from the coding sequence ATGAAACGGGCGCTCGAGGGAATCCGCATCGTCGACCTCACAACGATCGTGATGGGGCCTTACGCCACGCAGATCCTGGGTGACTTCGGTGCCGACGTGATCAAGGTGGAGGCGCCCCCCGGGGGCGACCCCATGCGCTTTGCGGGGCCGTCGCGCACGAAGGGCATGGGGCCCCTCTTCCTTCAGCTCAACCGCAACAAGCGCAGCATCCTGCTGGACATCAAGACGCCCGAAGGTCTTGAAGCCATGCTCCGCCTCTGTGGCAAGGCCGACGTGGTGGCCTACAACGTCAGGCCCCAGGCCATGGAGAGGCTGGGTCTGGGATATGCGCAGATCCGCAAGTGCAACCCCAAAGTGATCTATGCCGGTATGTTCGGTTTCGGCCGAGGCGGCCCCTACGCCGCGCAGCCAGCCTACGACGACCTCATCCAGGGAGTCAGCGGCTACTCCGCGACCTTGGCGCGGATGTCGGGTGATGTGCCCCGATACTTTCCTGTCAACTTCTGCGATCGCACCACGGGGATTTACGCCGTCGGCGCCATCATGGCAGCCCTCTTTCACCGCGAGCGCACGGGCGAAGGCCAAGCCATCGACATCCCCATGTTCGAGACCATGGTTCAGTTTCTTCTTGGCGACAACCTCTATGGCGAGACGTTCGTTCCAGCCCTAGGGCCCGCGGGCTACGTCCGGATCCTGGCACCCGAGCGAAGGCCTTACGCGACGAAGGACGGCTATGTTTGCGCCGTCGTCTACAACGACAAGCATTGGGAGGCGTTTTTCGCCCTGGCCGGCCGGGCCGAGGAGTTCCACTCCACCCCGCGTTACCAGACTCTGGCCGGCCGAATCCAATGCATCAATGAACTCTACGGGCTGGCGGCGGAGATCTTCCGGACACGCACTACGGCCGAGTGGATCCGGTTGCTGACGGCCGCCGACATCCCCGTGGCCCCCTTGCACACCTTGGAGTCGCTTCTGGAGGACCCACACCTGCTTGCCACCGATTTCTACCAGGTCTTGAATCATCCCAGCGAGGGGAAGATCCGTCTGATGCGCTCGCCGACCGAGTGGTCGGCAACACCCCCTCAGATCCACCGCCTGCCACCGCGCGCCGGCGAGCACAGCGAGGAGATTCTGCGCGAATTGGGGTACGGCCGGGATGAGATATCGGATCTCTTCGACAGAGGGGTTGCCCGAGCCGGTTGA
- a CDS encoding cupin domain-containing protein — translation MESRYFVRPAEVSPYSPKNHVGTQNRRLIGPDNGAKNLEVVLGILEKGPGALAHFHPGLEQVCYILEGRAHVEVAGYKRDLGPGECCFFPAGEPHIFAVVSDEPVKVLVIYSPPYCENPQQAVRA, via the coding sequence ATGGAATCAAGGTATTTCGTCAGGCCGGCGGAAGTGTCGCCTTACAGCCCCAAGAATCACGTTGGCACGCAGAACCGCCGGCTCATCGGTCCTGACAACGGTGCGAAGAATCTTGAGGTCGTCCTCGGCATCCTCGAGAAAGGTCCCGGCGCCCTTGCGCACTTCCATCCCGGGCTCGAGCAGGTATGCTACATCCTTGAGGGGCGGGCGCATGTCGAAGTGGCAGGTTACAAAAGGGATCTCGGGCCCGGCGAGTGCTGCTTCTTCCCAGCCGGCGAGCCCCACATCTTCGCCGTTGTGAGCGATGAACCGGTGAAGGTTCTCGTAATCTACTCGCCGCCGTACTGCGAAAACCCCCAGCAAGCCGTCCGTGCCTGA
- the dctP gene encoding TRAP transporter substrate-binding protein DctP: MKSSTIVRIAVLAALAAAAASGCAPEAAAQNLITIKVADGLPTGHVQVVEGLAPFMKEVEARTKGRVKFTHYTSGQLGKQNDMLDILKSGVADMAYIGPSYFAGKMPLSGVFELPQAYPSAAAACEAYWQMSVHGILAKEEWGKHNVFPVLSLSYAPYEIFNSKKPARVPADFKGMKLRTAGGTQDLTVRAFGAVSIFKTPQELYEAAQRGVVDGALFPVEAIASYKLQEVFKYATRGADVTGFVMAYAVNGKTWRALPEDIKKIFLEVGLEQTRKFGQAADRKSTELYAQYQKAGMQVSVLTPQEQAAWVQATAAVEKEWVDNLEKRRLPGRRVLEEFKKTMEALKKR; the protein is encoded by the coding sequence ATGAAGAGCAGCACGATCGTCCGTATTGCAGTCCTCGCGGCCTTGGCCGCCGCCGCAGCCTCGGGCTGCGCGCCCGAGGCTGCGGCGCAGAACCTCATCACCATCAAGGTGGCCGATGGCCTGCCGACCGGACATGTTCAAGTGGTCGAGGGCTTGGCCCCCTTCATGAAGGAGGTTGAGGCGAGGACCAAGGGCCGGGTGAAGTTCACCCATTATACCTCGGGCCAACTCGGCAAACAGAACGACATGCTCGACATTCTCAAGAGCGGGGTAGCCGACATGGCTTACATAGGCCCAAGTTACTTCGCGGGGAAAATGCCTCTGAGCGGCGTCTTCGAGCTTCCGCAGGCATACCCCAGCGCAGCGGCGGCCTGCGAGGCCTATTGGCAAATGTCGGTCCACGGCATCCTCGCCAAAGAGGAATGGGGGAAACACAACGTCTTCCCCGTCCTGTCGCTGTCCTACGCCCCCTACGAGATCTTCAACAGCAAGAAGCCGGCGCGCGTGCCCGCAGACTTCAAGGGCATGAAACTCCGTACGGCGGGCGGCACGCAGGACTTAACGGTGCGGGCCTTCGGTGCCGTCTCCATCTTCAAGACACCTCAGGAACTCTATGAAGCGGCCCAGCGGGGTGTCGTCGATGGTGCCCTTTTCCCCGTCGAGGCGATCGCCTCCTACAAGCTCCAGGAGGTCTTCAAGTACGCAACCCGCGGTGCCGATGTGACGGGTTTCGTCATGGCCTACGCCGTCAACGGCAAGACTTGGCGGGCCCTGCCGGAGGACATCAAAAAGATCTTCTTGGAGGTCGGTCTCGAGCAGACCCGCAAGTTCGGGCAGGCGGCCGACCGTAAGTCCACGGAGCTATACGCGCAATACCAGAAGGCGGGGATGCAGGTCTCCGTTCTGACGCCGCAGGAGCAGGCCGCCTGGGTCCAGGCCACGGCCGCCGTGGAGAAGGAATGGGTGGACAACCTCGAGAAGCGAAGGCTGCCCGGTAGGCGTGTTCTCGAGGAGTTTAAAAAGACCATGGAAGCCCTGAAGAAGAGGTAA
- a CDS encoding TRAP transporter small permease, which translates to MGTQIDQGHPARPEGRIEWVCRQTGWIAGSLAVIMMFSLIREVVGRYFFNRPTDWAVDLNSYLLVIMVYLGAAYTTSIDGHVRADFLYGRIKGKAKAVLDIFIDIASIFYVSILLWEGGLMAWESFVFNEVSTGGVRWPLAPFQAMVPLGSALVIFLLFVRIARNVRLLAFGGGEAPVAGEG; encoded by the coding sequence GTGGGTACACAGATCGATCAGGGACATCCGGCAAGACCAGAGGGCCGCATCGAGTGGGTCTGCCGGCAGACGGGGTGGATCGCGGGAAGCCTTGCCGTGATCATGATGTTTTCCCTGATCCGCGAGGTGGTGGGCCGATACTTCTTCAACCGGCCAACGGATTGGGCCGTCGATCTGAACTCCTACCTGCTTGTGATCATGGTTTACCTGGGTGCCGCCTATACGACGTCCATCGACGGTCACGTGCGGGCCGATTTTCTCTACGGCCGGATCAAGGGAAAGGCCAAGGCCGTGCTGGACATCTTCATTGACATCGCCTCCATCTTCTACGTCTCGATCCTCCTCTGGGAGGGCGGGCTTATGGCCTGGGAATCCTTTGTCTTCAACGAGGTTTCCACGGGCGGGGTCCGCTGGCCGCTGGCTCCCTTCCAGGCGATGGTTCCGCTGGGGTCGGCGTTGGTGATCTTCCTGCTGTTCGTGCGGATTGCGCGCAATGTCCGGTTGCTGGCCTTCGGGGGCGGGGAGGCTCCCGTGGCGGGGGAGGGATGA
- a CDS encoding TRAP transporter small permease — MKRTRIPGFDAAMTALEKLLVWVASLALLVLTGLTTADALGRYLLNSPIPGTGEIIEDYFMIALIFLPLSYSFMQEGHVHVTMIERYFPPNLKRAVGKLNLLLSFVLFALIVVAGWARFVEAWRIEEISTSSVGYPMWPCYVMVPIGCGLLCIRIAQVFFGKAMRGHAAAHGEDRVA, encoded by the coding sequence GTGAAGAGAACAAGAATCCCCGGTTTTGACGCGGCGATGACCGCGCTGGAGAAGCTGCTCGTCTGGGTCGCCAGCCTTGCCCTGTTGGTGCTTACTGGGTTGACGACGGCAGACGCCCTGGGGCGGTACCTGCTTAACTCGCCCATCCCCGGCACGGGCGAAATCATCGAGGACTACTTCATGATCGCCTTGATCTTCCTTCCCCTGAGTTACTCCTTCATGCAGGAGGGTCACGTGCACGTCACGATGATCGAGCGGTACTTCCCACCGAATTTGAAGCGCGCCGTTGGGAAACTGAATCTGCTGCTGAGCTTCGTGCTTTTTGCCCTGATCGTCGTGGCGGGCTGGGCTCGCTTCGTTGAGGCCTGGCGGATTGAAGAGATTTCAACGAGTTCCGTGGGCTACCCCATGTGGCCCTGCTATGTCATGGTTCCCATCGGCTGCGGCCTGCTGTGTATCCGAATCGCCCAAGTTTTTTTCGGCAAGGCGATGAGGGGGCATGCCGCAGCGCATGGAGAGGACCGTGTCGCCTGA
- a CDS encoding RNB domain-containing ribonuclease gives MDAKSPRNHVQILRRIARRAMIERGFLPEFSAEVRNEVAALRPEPEPPGVRDLRGLPWCSIDSDESLDLDQLTCALDAGGGAVTALVAIADVDAAVRRGRAIDDHACRNTTSVYTPVRIFSMIPEELSTGLTSLNDGEDRTAVVVEMTVGAGGAVDGTAVYRARVHNRARLSYNEVSAWLDGRGPMPGAVQRVEGLAGTLWMQDAVAAKLRARRQACGALNLETVEARPILEGGEVRAWRVERKNRAKELIADFMIAANEAVARFLESRRYPSIRRVVHAPRRWERIADVAAQKGWTLPRTPDAKALESFLTAQRAREPERFHDLSQTVIKLIGPGEYMADFPGREAPGHFGLAVKDYAHSTAPNRRYPDLVTQRLVKAAIEGRPVPYGEEELAVLARHCTRKEDDANKVERLVRKSAFALLLESRVGETFDAVVTGAAPKGTWVRIEGQPVEGRLVEGFSGIDVGDRLRVRLVSTDVEQGYIDFSRIG, from the coding sequence GCCTGAGCCCGAGCCGCCGGGGGTGCGCGACCTCCGGGGGCTTCCCTGGTGCTCCATCGACAGCGACGAGTCGCTCGATCTCGACCAGCTCACCTGCGCCCTCGATGCCGGCGGCGGGGCCGTGACGGCCCTCGTCGCCATCGCCGATGTGGACGCCGCGGTCCGCAGGGGAAGGGCCATCGACGATCACGCCTGCCGCAACACGACCAGCGTCTACACCCCCGTGCGCATCTTTTCCATGATCCCCGAGGAGCTCTCGACGGGCCTTACCTCGCTCAACGACGGGGAGGACCGCACGGCCGTCGTCGTGGAGATGACCGTGGGTGCCGGCGGTGCCGTCGACGGGACCGCCGTGTACCGCGCACGGGTGCACAACCGGGCGCGGCTGTCCTACAACGAGGTCTCGGCCTGGCTCGACGGCCGCGGCCCGATGCCCGGCGCCGTGCAGCGCGTCGAGGGTCTTGCTGGGACCCTCTGGATGCAGGATGCCGTCGCCGCGAAGCTCAGGGCCCGCCGTCAGGCCTGCGGCGCCCTCAATCTCGAGACGGTGGAGGCAAGACCCATCCTCGAGGGCGGCGAGGTCAGGGCCTGGCGCGTCGAGCGGAAGAACCGCGCCAAGGAGCTCATCGCCGACTTCATGATCGCCGCGAACGAGGCGGTCGCGCGGTTCCTCGAGTCCCGGCGCTATCCCTCGATCCGGCGCGTGGTGCACGCGCCGCGGCGCTGGGAGCGCATCGCCGATGTGGCGGCGCAGAAGGGCTGGACGCTCCCCCGCACACCCGATGCGAAGGCGCTCGAGAGCTTCCTGACGGCGCAGCGGGCCCGCGAGCCGGAGCGTTTCCACGACCTTTCCCAGACCGTCATCAAGCTCATCGGCCCGGGCGAGTACATGGCCGACTTCCCCGGCCGGGAGGCACCGGGGCACTTCGGCCTGGCCGTGAAGGACTACGCCCACTCCACGGCCCCCAACCGCCGCTACCCCGACTTGGTGACACAGCGGCTCGTGAAGGCCGCCATCGAGGGCCGCCCCGTGCCCTACGGCGAGGAGGAGCTTGCCGTGCTGGCCCGCCACTGCACCCGCAAGGAGGACGACGCCAACAAGGTCGAACGCCTCGTGCGCAAATCGGCCTTTGCGCTCCTGCTCGAGTCGCGTGTCGGCGAGACGTTCGATGCCGTCGTCACCGGCGCGGCCCCCAAGGGAACCTGGGTGCGCATCGAAGGACAACCCGTAGAGGGGCGTCTCGTTGAGGGCTTTTCAGGGATCGACGTGGGCGACCGCCTGCGCGTCCGCCTCGTGAGCACCGACGTCGAGCAGGGCTACATCGACTTCAGCCGCATCGGCTGA
- the dctP gene encoding TRAP transporter substrate-binding protein DctP, whose translation MKRILIVVAAFAFAALAGMPAAVAQDKPFTLVYESVYPKGHMRFLVVEEILDRIEAGSKGRIKFDRHYGEPVSQKEALSALTRGAIDVLVAYPTYYDGKIAIGDWMQLPANFRSWQDCWDLTVNGRVADIMDQVYVKNARVKYLTATPVAPYNFQVAKKAKKIRTFEDFKGMKIRSAGGSASIAIKALGASPVMTIGGEYYQAMQKGVVDAGLMTTYSLKQYRLWEVADQVVDPPLVGYSVAFMWMSLKTWDKLPRDLQELVLKTARSRDLWEKWNRIYDKEQDGPIIAEAKKMGVEFFVLPEREAEKMYKATDSVWDWYVQECEKQGTGAEAREVRKLIQDRFNAKRKK comes from the coding sequence ATGAAACGCATTCTCATCGTAGTGGCTGCCTTTGCGTTTGCCGCCCTCGCGGGTATGCCCGCTGCGGTTGCACAAGATAAGCCGTTCACGCTGGTCTACGAGTCGGTCTATCCGAAGGGCCACATGCGCTTTCTCGTAGTGGAGGAGATCCTGGACCGGATCGAGGCCGGTTCGAAGGGCCGCATCAAGTTCGACCGCCACTACGGCGAGCCCGTGAGTCAGAAAGAGGCCCTAAGTGCCCTGACCCGCGGCGCCATCGACGTACTGGTGGCCTATCCCACGTACTACGACGGCAAGATCGCCATCGGCGACTGGATGCAGCTGCCCGCAAACTTCCGCAGCTGGCAGGACTGCTGGGACCTCACGGTGAACGGCCGTGTGGCCGACATCATGGACCAGGTATACGTGAAAAATGCCCGCGTCAAGTACCTGACCGCGACGCCGGTGGCGCCTTACAACTTCCAGGTCGCCAAGAAGGCCAAAAAGATCCGCACCTTTGAGGACTTCAAGGGCATGAAGATTCGCAGCGCCGGCGGCTCGGCCTCTATCGCGATCAAGGCCCTCGGCGCCTCGCCCGTCATGACCATCGGGGGCGAGTACTACCAGGCCATGCAAAAGGGCGTGGTGGACGCCGGTCTCATGACCACGTACTCGCTCAAGCAATACCGTCTCTGGGAGGTTGCAGACCAGGTCGTGGATCCGCCCCTGGTGGGTTACTCGGTGGCCTTCATGTGGATGAGCCTCAAGACCTGGGACAAACTCCCCAGGGATCTTCAGGAATTGGTTCTCAAGACCGCCCGCTCGAGGGATCTCTGGGAGAAATGGAACCGGATCTATGACAAGGAACAGGATGGTCCCATCATCGCCGAGGCGAAGAAGATGGGCGTCGAGTTCTTCGTCCTGCCGGAGCGGGAGGCCGAGAAGATGTATAAGGCCACCGACAGCGTCTGGGACTGGTATGTCCAGGAATGCGAGAAGCAGGGGACCGGGGCCGAGGCCCGCGAAGTCCGCAAGTTGATCCAGGATCGGTTCAACGCCAAGAGGAAGAAATAG
- a CDS encoding TRAP transporter large permease, whose amino-acid sequence MPDQLMMALPLIGMIVLIAIGMPVAFAMGVSGAMGIYFMGGFDTLMGILATSPYRTAASYTLTTVPLFILMAEFIVKSEIVHEIFEAGYKWLGHLPGGVAIATVLADAGFGAMCGSSTAAAAAMSSVAIPQMKRLKYKDSLSGGVVAVAGTLSIMIPPSIVFIIYGSVTETSIGKLLIAGILPGILTGLAYTAAIYVWVKIDPSISPPQMAWSWSERIHSLKYVWPMIVLFTVVVGTIYAGVATPTESAAFGATAALLIGLVQGRLDRAKILAACLATIRSTVMIFVLIIGAMIFGYYMTLTQMAQDLVKVIAASSLDRWVIMGGLVVLYIVLGCILDQIAILLLTLPITFPLVMSLGFDPIWFGVIITALAEIGLVTPPVGLNCFIVSQVSRLPLEDVFKGACILLVGELIVMALLMGFPGISLWLPSMMQ is encoded by the coding sequence ATGCCGGACCAGCTGATGATGGCGTTGCCTCTGATTGGGATGATCGTCCTGATTGCGATAGGGATGCCTGTGGCCTTTGCTATGGGTGTCAGCGGCGCCATGGGCATTTACTTCATGGGTGGCTTCGATACCCTGATGGGCATCCTGGCGACGTCTCCCTATCGGACGGCGGCCTCCTACACGCTCACGACGGTGCCGCTGTTCATTCTGATGGCCGAGTTCATCGTCAAGTCGGAGATCGTTCACGAGATTTTTGAGGCGGGCTACAAGTGGCTTGGGCACCTGCCGGGCGGGGTGGCCATCGCCACGGTCCTCGCCGATGCAGGATTCGGGGCCATGTGCGGCTCCTCCACCGCCGCAGCCGCCGCCATGTCCTCCGTTGCCATCCCCCAGATGAAGCGCTTGAAGTACAAGGATTCCCTTTCGGGTGGCGTCGTGGCCGTCGCGGGGACGCTCTCGATCATGATTCCCCCGAGTATTGTCTTCATCATCTACGGCTCCGTGACGGAGACCTCCATCGGCAAACTGCTCATAGCCGGAATCCTGCCGGGCATCCTCACCGGCCTGGCCTATACCGCCGCCATCTATGTCTGGGTGAAAATAGACCCCTCCATCTCCCCTCCGCAGATGGCCTGGTCCTGGTCCGAGCGGATTCATTCGCTGAAATACGTCTGGCCGATGATCGTTTTGTTCACCGTCGTCGTGGGGACCATCTATGCTGGAGTGGCCACGCCCACGGAGAGCGCGGCCTTCGGCGCCACGGCCGCCCTGCTCATCGGCCTCGTGCAGGGCCGGCTCGACCGGGCCAAGATCCTTGCGGCCTGCCTGGCCACGATCCGGAGCACCGTCATGATCTTCGTCCTCATCATCGGGGCGATGATCTTCGGCTATTACATGACCCTCACCCAGATGGCCCAAGACCTCGTTAAGGTCATTGCCGCCTCCAGCCTGGATCGGTGGGTGATCATGGGAGGGCTCGTCGTGCTGTACATTGTACTGGGCTGCATCCTGGACCAGATCGCCATCCTGCTGCTGACCCTGCCCATCACGTTTCCGCTTGTCATGTCGCTGGGGTTCGATCCCATCTGGTTCGGGGTGATCATCACGGCCCTGGCCGAGATCGGGCTCGTGACGCCGCCCGTGGGACTCAACTGCTTCATTGTCAGTCAGGTTTCACGGCTTCCCCTTGAGGACGTGTTCAAGGGAGCCTGCATCCTGCTCGTCGGCGAGTTAATCGTCATGGCGCTGTTGATGGGCTTCCCGGGAATCTCGCTGTGGTTACCGTCCATGATGCAGTGA